Within the Agromyces atrinae genome, the region GATGTAGGCGCGCACCTCGTCGGAGTCGGGCCCGTCGAGGTTGACGCCCGAGCCCCACGGGCCGTCGCCGTCGGAGAGGTACGGGCCGAACCGGCCGAGCACATTGCCGCTCGGGCCGAGGTGGTTGTAGACGACGTCCTGCACGACGGCGAGTCCGCGCTCGTGGCACGCGGCGACGAAGCGCCGGTAGGCGTCGGGGCCTCCGTAGACCTCGTGCACGGCGAACCAGAACACGCCGTCGTAGCCCCAGCCGCGATCGCCGTTGAAGGCGTTGACGGGAAGGAGCTCGACATAGTCGACGCCGAGGCCGGCGAGGTGGTCGAGCCGCTCGATCGCCGAATCGAGCGTGCCGCCCGGCGTGAACGTGCCGATGTGCAGCTCGTAGCCGACGGCTCCGACGAGATCGCGCCCGGCCCAGTCGGTGTCGCTCGCGGGCTCGGAGCGTTCGATGCGAGACGCACCGTGCACGCCGTGCGGCTGACGCCGCGAGCGCGGGTCGGCGAACGGACCCTGCCCGTCGACGACGAAGGCGTACTCGTCGCCGTGTTCGGCGATGAGGTGCGGTGCGTGCCACCATCCGGGTCGGGTCAGGTCGCGCGCGAGCACCGACCGGTCGCCGCCGCGGTCGAGCTCGACGACGCTCGCGTGCGGTGCCCAGACCGAGAAGACGCCGCTCATGCGATCACCGCGACGGGGTAGCGCGCGAGCAGGTCGGCGACGAGCACCTCGCCGTCCGGCACGGCTTCGCCCGTGAGGATGTCGGCGCGACCCGCACCGGGAAGAGCGATGACGGTGTCGCCCCAGCCGCCCTGTCGGGCAAGCCCGAGCGGAAGCCGCGCCGCGACGATCGTGACGCCGCCGCGGGAGAAGGCGATGACGTGGTCGGCCGCGCTTCCGGTGGCGTGCAACGGTTCGTAGCCCGTGAACGCCTCGGGCCGATCGCGGCGCAGCCGGAGCAGTCGCGAGACGACGAGCAGCTTCGCCGCACCGTCGTCGGAGACATCCGGAAGCCAGCCGGAATCGAGCCGTTCGAGCAGGTCGATGCGCGCCGCGAAGTCGACCGGTCGTCGGTTGTCGGGGTCGACGAGCGAGAGATCCCAGAGCTCGCTGCCCTGGTAGACGTCGGGCACACCGGGGGAGGCGAGCTGCAGGGCCTTGGCGACGAGACTCGTGATGCGGCCGGCCGTGACGACGGAGTCGACCGCGGTCTCGAGCGCGGCGCGGTGCGCGTCGTCGTCGAACAGGGCGTCGACGGCGGCGCAGATGCGTGCCTCTGCGGCCTCGTCGGCGTCGGTCCACGAGGTGACGACGCCGCCCTCGCGCGCGGCCTTGAGCGCATAGTCCTGGGCGCGGGTGCGCGAGAGCGGCCACGCTCCGATCAGCGACTGGCCGATGAGCGCCGCGAGCGTGACGTCGCCCGCGCCGAGTTCGGTGCCGAGGGATGCCGCGGCATCGAGCCAGATCTCAGGGCTCTCGCTCAGCGCGTTGATGCGTGCGCGCACGTCTTCGCTGCGCTTCGTGTCGTGGGTACTGAGCGTTGTCATGGCGTCGGGCCACGAGGTCAGGCGCTCGCGCTGCGCCTCGTGGAAGGCGTCGACACCCCCGATGTCGGCGGGGTCGGCCCCGACCTCGGCGAGTGAGGCGGGCGCGGCGAAACGGTAGAACGCGGCATCCTCGATGCCCTTCGCCATCACCATGCCCGACGTCTGCTGGAAGCGGATCGCCGCGGGGTGCTCGGCATCGCCGAGGAGCGGGCCGAGGATGCCGAGCGCGCGCGTCAGATCGGGGCGCGACGTCGCAGCCGCCTCGAGCGCGGCCCGCAGGTACTGCGCACCGATCGGGAGGTAGGAGCGGTACACGCCGAACGACGCGAGCGTCTCAATGAGCGCCTCGGTCATGCCCGGTTCGTCGGGGAGCAGGCGGGCGAGTCGATTGACCTCGGAGCGCAGGATGCCGGAGGCGACGACTCGACGGGAATCGCGCGTCTGCTCGTGCCAGTCGTCGGCGCTCGCCGCAGAGCCCGTCGCCTCGGCGAGGGTGCCGAGCCCGGTCGGGTCGATCGAGACGCGGTCGAGGGCCGAGAGCGCGTCGTAGCCCGTCGTGCCGGCCGTCGCGAAGGTCACGGGCAGGCGTTCGCCCGGTTCGAGGATCTTCTCGATCCAGACGGGGGCGCCGTGCGTGAGGGTGCGGAGGCGTTCGAGGTAGTCGACGGGGTCGCGGAGTCCGTCGGGGTGGTCGACGCGGAGGGCGTCGACGAGGCCCTCGTCGAACCAGCGCGCGACCTCGATGTGCGTCTCGGCGAACACGTGCTCGTCTTCGACGCGCAGTGCGGCGAGCGTCGTGACGGCGAAGAAGCGGCGGTAGTTGAGCTCGCTGTCGGCGCGACGCCAGTCGACGAGCTCGTAGTGCTGACGGTCGTGCACCGTGCGGGCATCGGCTCCGTCGTCGGCCGTGCCCGGAGCGATCGGGAAACGGTGATCGAAGTAGTGCAGCTCATCGCCCTCGATACGCAGGTCGTCGAGCCCGTCGTCGTCGCCGAGGACGGGCAGTCGGATGCGGCCGTCGGCGGCATCCCACTCGACGTCGAAGTAGCGCGCGGCATCGGAGCCCTCGCCGTGCAGCAGCATCTGCCACCAGAGACGGTTCTCACCGGCATCCTCGACGCCCATGTGGTTCGGGACGATGTCGACGACGACCGCGAGTCCGTGCGCGTGGGCCGCTTCGGAGAGCGCGCGGAGACCCTCCGGTCCGCCGCGGTCGGGGTCGATGCGCGTCGGGTCGACGACGTCGTACCCGTGCGTCGACCCGGCGTGCGCCGCGAGGATCGGGGAGAGGTACACCGCACCCGCGCCGAGTGCGCTGAGGTACGGCACCGTCGCCGCCGCGTCGTGCAGCGTGAAGTCGGCCGTGATCTGCAGCCGATAGGTCGAGGTCGGAACAGCCATCACGCCGCCGACCGGAGGAGGGTGAACGACGTCCCGCGCACGATCGTCGTCTCCGATGCCTCGTCGTACGACTGTTCGGGGTCGCTCGAGAGCTCGAACGTCCATGCCTCGCCCGGAGCCGGCGGAACGGCGAACTCGACGCCGTTCTCGGCGGCGTTGAGGAGCAGCGCGAACGAGGCCGACCCGTCGTGCTCGAACACGAACGCGATCGAGCGGGCGTCGGGGTTGTCCCAGTCCTCGTCGGCGAACTCCTCGCCGTCGGAGCGCGAGAGACCGACGCGTGCCTTCGCCGACGACTCGGGGCCCTGGCGGAACCACGAGGGGCGGAGCGCGCGCTCGCTGCGGCGGAGTTCGATCAGCCGTCGGGTGAACGCCAGCAGGGCGTCATCCGCGTTCGCCCAGTCGAACCACGACACCTCGTTGTCCTGGCAGTAGGCGTTGTTGTTGCCGCCCTGGGTGCGGGCGATCTCGTCGCCGCCGAGGATCATCGGAACACCCGCCGAGAGCAGCAGGCTCGCGAGCAGGTTGCGACGTTGCCGGTCGCGTCGGGCGTTGACCGCGGCATCCTCGGTCGGCCCTTCGGCGCCGTTGTTGTTCGAGCGGTTGTCGCTCTCGCCGTCGTTGCCGTCCTCGCCGTTCGCGGCGTTGTGCTTGCGCGAGTAGGCGGTGAGGTCGGCGAGGGTGAACCCGTCGTGAGCCGTGACGAAGTTGACGCTCGACAGCGGCGAGCGGCGCGACGACTCGTACACGTCGGGGCTGCCGAGGATGCGCTGCGCGAGGGTGCCGAGCACGCTGTCGGCGCCGTTCCAGAAGTCGCGCACGTCGTCGCGGAACTTCCCGTTCCACTCCGACCAGCTCGCCGGGAAGCCGCCGACCTGATAGCCCGCGGTGTCCCACGGCTCGGCGATCATCTTGACCGGAGCGAGCGTCGGGTCCTGCTCGATGAGCGAGAGGAACGCGCTGTGCATCTCGGCCGAGCCGTCCTGGCGGGTGAGCGTCGTCGCAAGGTCGAAGCGGAAGCCGTCGACGTGCATCTCGGTGACCCAGTAGCGCAGCGAGTCCATGATGAGGCCGAGCGCGGCGGGGTGGCCGACGTTGACGCTGTTGCCGGTGCCCGTCGTGTCGAAGTAGTGCTCGCGGTCCTCGTCGACGAGACGGTAGTACGACGCGTTGTCGATGCCCTTGAACGAGAGCGTGGGGCCGAGGTGGTTGCCCTCGGCGGTGTGGTTGTAGACGACGTCGAGGATGACCTCGAGCCCCGCAGCGTGGAGCGCCTTGACCATCGCCTTGAACTCGTCGACCTGGCCGCCCGTGTCGCCCGCCGACGAGTAGGGGCCGTAGGGCGCGAAGAATCCGATCGAGTTGTAGCCCCAGTAGTTGCGGAGGCCCTTCTCCTCGAGGTGCGAGTCCTGCACGAACTGGTGCACGGGCAGCAGCTCGACCGCCGTGACGCCGAGGTCCTTGAGGTAGGCGATGGATGCCGGGTGCGCGAGCCCCGCGTACGTGCCGCGGATCTCCTCGGGCACGTCGGGGTTCAGCTGCGAGAAGCCCTTCACGTGCACCTCGTAGACGATCGTGTCGGCGAGGGGTGTGAGGGGCGACGTGTCGCCCTCCCAGTCGAAGGAGTGCGGATCGGTCACGATCGCGTGGGCGACGGATGACGCGGAGTCGGTGTCATCCCGCTCGTCGGGCTCGCCGAGGGTGTACGCGAACGGTGCCTGCCCCCACGTGTACTCGCCCGTGATCGCACGCGCGTGCGGGTCGAGCAGCAGCTTCGCGGGATTGTGCCGCAGGCCGTTCGCCGGGTCCCACGGGCCGTCGACGCGGAGGCCGTAGCGCGTGCCCGGAACGAGACCCGGCACGTGGTCGTGGAACACGTGGCCCGTGCGGCGGCGCAGCACCGTCGGGGTCTCCTGCCCGTCGTCGCCGAGGATGCACACCGTGATCGACTCTGCCGTCTCGGAGTACACGGCGACGTTCGCGCCGTCCTCGCGGAGGGTGACACCGAGCGGGTAGGGGGTCGACGTCATGGGGGTCCGTTCGTTGGGGAGGGAAGGTGAGTGGTGCGGGAGTTCGGAGTTTCTGGTCTTCAGGCTTCGAGGCGGTGCAAGGCGAGGTCGAAGTCGGGCGACTGGGCGACCTCGACGGCTTTGGAGAGGTACCGTCCGCGCGAGGCGACCCAGACGGAGCCCGCGCGCTCGACGAAGCCGAGCACCTTCTCTCCGGCAGAGACGGCGAAGAGGGTGTCGCTCATCTTCTTCACGGTGTAGCACCCGTTGTCGGTGTTGAACTGCGCTGCAGTGTTCATGGATGTCAGCCTCTCTGCTCTCTCATCCTGGCGGTCGGCACCCTTCGAGACTAGAAGTAACTAGATCGTCTAACTAATTTCGCGATTGGGCTTGTGCGAGTGTTCACGCGCTGGTAACGGTGCGGCGTGCTTGTGGGTACGCAGGGGGCGCGCTGCGGGCGCGACGGGCGTCAGAAGGGTGGCGGTTCGGTGTCGCTGATGTAGCCGGTGGGGCTGGTCCAGCGGCGGCGGGGCGGTTTCGGGTCGAGGGTGAGGTTCTCGTCGGGCCAGTCGCGGGTGGCGCGGTCTGAATCGGGTCCGTCTGGGGGCGCGCTCGAGGTGAGGAGGTGCTCGAGAGTTGCTCGAACGTCGGCGCTCTTCTTCGTTTCGGGTGCCTGTTCGGGTCTCGGTTCGGGTGTCTGTTCTGGCCCGAGCGACGTGGTGTGTTTGAGCGTGTGGTCGGGTGGGCAGAGTGGTGCCAGGTTGTCGATGTCGGTTCTGCCGCCGTGAGCCCAGTCGTGGATGTGGTCGATATCCGAGGTGGCGGCCAAGCTGTTGCATCCGGGGCGGCTGCAGCGTTGGTAGGTGAGGGTGAGCCAGTCGCGTTGTGCCTGTGATGGTCGGTATTGGGTGCGGTCGAGGTAGAGCGGTTCCGCGGTGATCGGGTCGACGATGAGGCGACGGAACGCGGTCGCGGTGTCGAAGATCTGGCGGGCAGTCTCGGTGCTGATCGGTCCGTATCCGTCGATCGTGGCGACGTCGAGCCAGGGGTGCTCGGGCAGACCTGATGCGGTGGGTGGCGGTGTGGGAGTGGTGCGCGCATCACGGACGGGCTTCTCCAGGAGTCCCGCGATGAGCGGCACCGTGACGAGCACACGCGTCTGCACGGCAGTGGGGGTTCCGGCGCCGGTGAGCCAGGCGGAGAACTGGTCGGCGCGCAGCTGATCGCGAGTGCGGGTCTCACCGGTAACCCGGGAGGCTTGCTTGGCGGTCGCGTTCAACCGGGTGCGGATCTTGACTCCGTCGAGGGCCGGGATGAGGGCGTGGAGCCACATCATGCCCTCGGGGGCGTCCTCGAACACGACCCGTCGTTCGGTGAGCGCACGCCGGTGGCGTTCGGCGAGGGTTGCGGCGCTGAGGCGGTCGCGCAGGCGCTTCGCCCGGGATCGGAACGATGCGACGGTGACACGTCCGGCGATTCCGGCGAGCTCGGTATCGAACCGGGCGACGGCGTCGTCGTCGTCCCACCCGGTGATCGCTTCGACGGCGGCACGC harbors:
- a CDS encoding HNH endonuclease signature motif containing protein: MIESTGEAGGGPEGADGALDGALDSASGAPDHAAGPRGVTISQAELLDMVMTDAEQFAFETNRIAARRLATIGRAIRMARENPSIYVLPELLSRAEARDWAVRAAATELSMRLLIPTATVLNEAAEAHTLTARLPKLWLEFLDGATSYPIVRAAVEAITGWDDDDAVARFDTELAGIAGRVTVASFRSRAKRLRDRLSAATLAERHRRALTERRVVFEDAPEGMMWLHALIPALDGVKIRTRLNATAKQASRVTGETRTRDQLRADQFSAWLTGAGTPTAVQTRVLVTVPLIAGLLEKPVRDARTTPTPPPTASGLPEHPWLDVATIDGYGPISTETARQIFDTATAFRRLIVDPITAEPLYLDRTQYRPSQAQRDWLTLTYQRCSRPGCNSLAATSDIDHIHDWAHGGRTDIDNLAPLCPPDHTLKHTTSLGPEQTPEPRPEQAPETKKSADVRATLEHLLTSSAPPDGPDSDRATRDWPDENLTLDPKPPRRRWTSPTGYISDTEPPPF
- the treY gene encoding malto-oligosyltrehalose synthase, with product MAVPTSTYRLQITADFTLHDAAATVPYLSALGAGAVYLSPILAAHAGSTHGYDVVDPTRIDPDRGGPEGLRALSEAAHAHGLAVVVDIVPNHMGVEDAGENRLWWQMLLHGEGSDAARYFDVEWDAADGRIRLPVLGDDDGLDDLRIEGDELHYFDHRFPIAPGTADDGADARTVHDRQHYELVDWRRADSELNYRRFFAVTTLAALRVEDEHVFAETHIEVARWFDEGLVDALRVDHPDGLRDPVDYLERLRTLTHGAPVWIEKILEPGERLPVTFATAGTTGYDALSALDRVSIDPTGLGTLAEATGSAASADDWHEQTRDSRRVVASGILRSEVNRLARLLPDEPGMTEALIETLASFGVYRSYLPIGAQYLRAALEAAATSRPDLTRALGILGPLLGDAEHPAAIRFQQTSGMVMAKGIEDAAFYRFAAPASLAEVGADPADIGGVDAFHEAQRERLTSWPDAMTTLSTHDTKRSEDVRARINALSESPEIWLDAAASLGTELGAGDVTLAALIGQSLIGAWPLSRTRAQDYALKAAREGGVVTSWTDADEAAEARICAAVDALFDDDAHRAALETAVDSVVTAGRITSLVAKALQLASPGVPDVYQGSELWDLSLVDPDNRRPVDFAARIDLLERLDSGWLPDVSDDGAAKLLVVSRLLRLRRDRPEAFTGYEPLHATGSAADHVIAFSRGGVTIVAARLPLGLARQGGWGDTVIALPGAGRADILTGEAVPDGEVLVADLLARYPVAVIA
- the glgX gene encoding glycogen debranching protein GlgX, which codes for MTSTPYPLGVTLREDGANVAVYSETAESITVCILGDDGQETPTVLRRRTGHVFHDHVPGLVPGTRYGLRVDGPWDPANGLRHNPAKLLLDPHARAITGEYTWGQAPFAYTLGEPDERDDTDSASSVAHAIVTDPHSFDWEGDTSPLTPLADTIVYEVHVKGFSQLNPDVPEEIRGTYAGLAHPASIAYLKDLGVTAVELLPVHQFVQDSHLEEKGLRNYWGYNSIGFFAPYGPYSSAGDTGGQVDEFKAMVKALHAAGLEVILDVVYNHTAEGNHLGPTLSFKGIDNASYYRLVDEDREHYFDTTGTGNSVNVGHPAALGLIMDSLRYWVTEMHVDGFRFDLATTLTRQDGSAEMHSAFLSLIEQDPTLAPVKMIAEPWDTAGYQVGGFPASWSEWNGKFRDDVRDFWNGADSVLGTLAQRILGSPDVYESSRRSPLSSVNFVTAHDGFTLADLTAYSRKHNAANGEDGNDGESDNRSNNNGAEGPTEDAAVNARRDRQRRNLLASLLLSAGVPMILGGDEIARTQGGNNNAYCQDNEVSWFDWANADDALLAFTRRLIELRRSERALRPSWFRQGPESSAKARVGLSRSDGEEFADEDWDNPDARSIAFVFEHDGSASFALLLNAAENGVEFAVPPAPGEAWTFELSSDPEQSYDEASETTIVRGTSFTLLRSAA